The Actinoplanes sp. N902-109 genomic interval CGGAGTAGCCGCCGTCCCGGTAGCTCAGCACCAGGCCCAGGTAGCGGGCGTAGTCGATGTCCAGGGGGCGGTGTGCGGCGTCAGCGACTTCGAGGTCGCGGCGTTGAAAACGGTGGAGCAGCTCCATGTCCGCCGGCACGCCGGCCATCGCGTTGTCCCAGGAAGGACTGTTGTCGAGCCCGGATTCCCAGGGGTGCACGATGCTGGCCAGACCGTCGCCGGCCGTGTCGCGGTTGCGGGTCAGGTATTCCTGCTGGGCCACGAGCCGCGGGTAGAGCCAGTGGAGCTGCTCGCCGGCCTCGTGGGCGCAGGCGGCCCCATGGGCGGCGGCCCGCCGGTAGACCTCCCAGGCGGCCATGGCGTGCAGCGGTGGCTGGACGAGCGCGGTGCTGCTGCGGGCCGGGCGTCCGGCGTACGCGGGAACGTCCCAGAAACCCGGGCCGGGGAAGTAGTCATCCTCGGCGGTGCGGGGATCGAAGACGATGTGCGGCACCCGGCCGTCGGGCCACTGCGCCTCCAGCAGGCTGCGCAGGTCGCGCCAGGCGCGTGTCGGGTTCACGTAGGCGAGCCCGACGGCGATGAAGGCGGCGTCCCAGCTCCACTGATGGGGATAGAGGCGGCGGGAGGGGACCATGTGGTCGCCGGCCCAGTTGGTGTCGAGAACGGTTACGGCGGAGTTCCAGAGATCAGCAGACATATCCAGGGTCACGCTCGGGGACGGAGAATGCATCGGCGTTCGCATCTACATATATCCCTTTCCGCTGCCGAACCGGGTAAACACCCCGGATCGGGTGACGAACGCCTCCCTTGAGCAATATTGATCAGTAAGAATTCCGTCTTGATCCCGGTTGCGGGTCGCTATCGATCTCTCCAATGGCCTACAGTGCGCACCTGCTCATCGACGAACGTCACCACGGGGGGAGATCGTTCATGCAGCGTGTCTCGATCGGGCGCGTCCTGACCGTCGCTGTCGCAGCGGTGGTCCCGGCGTTGACCGGCGCTACCGCGGCCCAAGCTCACGGCTCTGCCGCGGCGCAGGTTCAGCGTGCTGAGCCACTGCACATCGAGCTGATCGTCCCGGGGGTGAGCATTCCGGTCGGTGATAACGGCACGCCGATCACCCCCCGGCTCGTCACCACGGCCACCGGCCCGGTGAACGCCGGCACCGTGACATATGACTGGACCGGCCCCGGCGTGTTGAGTTTGCCCGACAAATCACCCTGCACCGTGCGATCCCCCGAAAAGATCGAATGCGCGACCCCGTTCACCTATGTCTATCCGGACTACCTCAACAACCTGCCCGGCGTGATTGCGAAAGCCACGCAGCCGTCCAGCACCACCGGATCGCTCAAGGTGACGTTCGCGGCGGCCGGTGCGCCGGCGCTCACCAGAACGGTGGGGGTCCGCACGGCGGACGCGGTGGATCTCGCCGCCGGCGCGTCCACCTCGGGCTCGGTGGCGTTCGGCCGATCGGTCGAGATCCCGGCCCGGGTACGCAACCAGGGCGACGAGGTCGTGCACGGCGCCGCCGTGCTGGTCACCTACCGCTCACCGTTCCAGTTCAAGGCGCCCAGGACCTACACCAACTGCTCGTACGCCGGCGGGTTGCTGGTGTCCTGCCGGTTCGACCGAGACCTGGCGGCGGGCACGAGCTACCAGACCAGGATCCCGTACGCGGTGAGTCCCACGGCCTTGTCGCCCACCCCCGGGTTCCGGGACGTCCAGTTGGTCTGGATGACCACAGCAGAGCTGGCGGACCAGGGTGAGCTGGGCACGCCGGGCACCGGCACCGAGCTCACCCTGGACGAGATGGCACAGACCCTCGCCGACCCGCAGGCCGACGAGGACAAGAGCAACAACACGTCGTACGTGGATCTCGAAGTGACCGGGCAGAAGAACGGCGTCGACTTCGCGGCCGTCGGTGACCAGGTCAGCGGCAGGAAGGGTGACGTGGTCACGGCCACCGTGGGCTTCCGCAACCTCGGCCCGGCCGGCTACAACGCCTGGGACGTGGTGCAGTCGGCGTTCACCGTGCCGCCGGGCACCACCGTGGTCGACGGCGTTCCCGAGGGCTGCCTGAGCCAGGACGCTGACGGCATGTGGCAGCCTGACCAGCCGGGCAAGACCTTTTACAGCTGTACGGTCGACGCGGTGCTCGGCGTGGGCGACCGCGTCACCTTCGACTTCCACCTGCGCATCGACAAGGTGATCGCCGGCGCCAAGGGCACCTTCCTCGCAGGCGGCGGCCCCTGCCAGCGCGAATGCCCGATCTTCCAGGCCGACATCAACCTGAGGAACCAGCAGGCCACCGTCGTCGTCAACCCGAAGGCGAAGCCACCGACCGGCGACGACAACGGCAACGGTCCTGGCAACGGGACGGGCGGCAACGGCGGCGGTGACGGCGGCAACGGCGGCGGCAGTGGTGGTTCCGGCGGCGGCAGTGGTGGCGGTCTGCCGGTCACCGGGCCGACCAGCGCCCTCATCGCCGGGGCAGGAGTCGTCCTGATCGGGGGCGGGGCGCTGCTGCTCCTGACGACCCGCCGGCGCCGGTCAGACGCCGATCTCCAGCCATAGCCTGCTGCGCCGCCCCGGGAGATAGGGGGAGTCGAGGCGCTTGGCGATCACCCCGGGCAGTCCCTGGGCCCGGGCGGTCTCCAGTGCGAACTCCCCGCCACCCGGGAAGAACGGCGGCGTCTGCCAGTTGTCGCCGCTGAGGCTCAGCCCGTCGAGGAGTTCCCGCCGCTCGGCATAGCGCAGCAGCTCCACCGTGGAGTGGCCCTCCAGCCACAGCAGGTCGTACACGAGCAGGTGGATCGGGGTGCGCTCGGCCGCGCGCCGGGCCGCCCCGGAGTCGCGGGGCGCCTTGCGGCGGGCCAGGTGTGCCGCGGACACGGTGGTGCCGTCGAACGCGACGATCTCGCCGTCCAGCACGGCTTCGGTCGGGGCCAGGGCGTTACCCATCGGGCGGATCTCCGGGTACCACGCCGTGACGTCGGTGCCCTCGGCGTCGGTGAGTCGCACCCGGCCACCGGAGACGTAGGCGAGGGTGCGGCGGCCGGCCCAGCTCAGTTCGTACCCCCAGTCCTCGTCGTCGGACGGGAGGCCGGCGGCCCGGGTCGCCAGCATGGGGCCGACGGCCTCGGGCATGCTCTGCCAGCCGGGTTCCGGCGGGTCCATCCGCCGGACCATCCAGTCCTGACCGCCGGTCCGGAAGAACACGTAGCGGCCGGACGTGCGGTCGCCGTGGAAGGTGACACCTATCTCATCGTCACGCCACTTGTCGGTCTCGTACGTGCCGCGGTCGTGGATGCTCATGTGCCCGCCGCCGTACTCGCCCTGCGGGATGTCCCCGGCGAAGTCCAGGTATTCCAGCGGGTGGTCCTCGGTGTGCTTGGCCAGGTTGTTGCGCGCCCGGTCGCGGGGCAGCCCGCGCGGCACGGCGAACGAGACCAGCACCCCGTCGCGCTCCAGCCGCACGTCCCAGTGCAGGCTGCGGGCGTGGTGCTGCTGGATGACGAAGCGGTTGCGGCCGGTCGGGCGGGGACGATCGGCCGGTACGGGTTCCGGCGTGCGCCGCGCGTCCCGCTTGCGCCGGTACTCCTCGAGTTGATCGGCCATCCGTCGATTGTCCGCCGGAGTTACACCCCTGTCATTCGCTGAGACGTCGTACCCCCGTGCCAGGGCTGGTCCGGGTGGTGCCCGTTTCCGGCGGCACCCTGCGCGAGCTGGTCGGCCGGCTCAGCGGCGCGTACAGGTCCACGTGGTTGCCGTCCGGGTCCCGTACGACGGCACAGCGCCGGCCACGAAGCCGAGCGTACGAGCAGTTCGGGGTGCGGGTCGTGAACAAATCGGACGCGACGCCCTTCTCGGCTTTCGCCACCTCGTGGCGGCCGGTAGTGTCTTGGCTCCGGCGCGTGTCGAATTCCCTCGGAGGCGTGGCTGCGATGACCCTGCGGATCCTCGTCGTCGGTGGCGGTATCAGTGGTCTCGCGGCGGCCCGAGGGCTGCGAACAGCTGGTTTCCGCCCCGAGGTGGTCGAGGAGCTGCCGGCCACCATGGCGCCCGGCGCCGGCATCCTGCTGCCCGGTAATGCCTCCCGCGCGCTGCGGCTGCTCGGCCTCGACGCGCCGCTGCGCCCGCTGGGCGACCTGATCTTCCGGCAGGTCTTCCAGGATCGGGCCGGCCACGAACTCTTCGAGCTCGACGTGGCGGCACTGTGGGCCGGGGCCGGCGAGTCCCGGGCGCTGTCGCGCGCCGACCTGCAGCAAGTGCTGCTGACCGCGGTCGGGGGTGAGGTTCGTTACGACACCGCGGTCCGTGATCTGGACCTCATCGACGGCGCGGTCAAGGTCGCGTTCGGCAACGGCTCGGTGGCCGAGTACGACCTGGTGGTCGGGGCCGACGGGCGCCGCTCGCTGATCCGGGACAGAGCCGGGCTGGGTGGCCCGGCCCAGCCGACCGGGCAGATCGTCTATCGCAGCGTGGTCAGCGGTGGCCCGCCGCTCAGCGACTGGACGGCCCTGCTCGGCGAGCGCTCACAATTCGTGGCCATGCCCATGGGCGGGCGCCGGCTCTACATCTATGCCGACGAGACCCTGGCGCCCGGCGCCGACAACCCCACCGACCCCCGCGCCCACCTGCGCGATGTCTTCGGCGACTTCGGCGGCTGCGTGCCGGCGATCCTCAACGCCGTGGAGAAGGTGCAGGTGGCCCGCACCGACCAGGTGGTCACCGACAGCTACTCGCGCGGTGCCGTGCTGCTGGTCGGTGATGCTGCCCACGCCACCGCGCCCTCGCTCGCCCAGGGTGCCGCGATGGCCCTCGAGGACGCCGTCGTGCTCGGTGAGGTGCTCAAGGGTTCCGGCGGCGACGTCCCCGCGGCCCTCCAGGCGTACGAGACCCGCC includes:
- a CDS encoding trehalase family glycosidase — protein: MSADLWNSAVTVLDTNWAGDHMVPSRRLYPHQWSWDAAFIAVGLAYVNPTRAWRDLRSLLEAQWPDGRVPHIVFDPRTAEDDYFPGPGFWDVPAYAGRPARSSTALVQPPLHAMAAWEVYRRAAAHGAACAHEAGEQLHWLYPRLVAQQEYLTRNRDTAGDGLASIVHPWESGLDNSPSWDNAMAGVPADMELLHRFQRRDLEVADAAHRPLDIDYARYLGLVLSYRDGGYSDTDLPQRHDFVVECPSFNAILAAAELALVHIASVVGADPGVHLERAERITAAISRHLWDAESGTFRSRDVRTGQLSPVTCVNGFVPLILPGLPRHQTDAIMAEVASPRFGLPATTGLPVPSFDRTEPEFDTLRYWRGPIWININWLLRRGMLVHGFHDEAEDLRTSMIRLIHRSGHYEYFHPKNGEGIGAPTFSWTAALSLDLLADRTVPAYARAA
- a CDS encoding DNA polymerase ligase N-terminal domain-containing protein, whose translation is MADQLEEYRRKRDARRTPEPVPADRPRPTGRNRFVIQQHHARSLHWDVRLERDGVLVSFAVPRGLPRDRARNNLAKHTEDHPLEYLDFAGDIPQGEYGGGHMSIHDRGTYETDKWRDDEIGVTFHGDRTSGRYVFFRTGGQDWMVRRMDPPEPGWQSMPEAVGPMLATRAAGLPSDDEDWGYELSWAGRRTLAYVSGGRVRLTDAEGTDVTAWYPEIRPMGNALAPTEAVLDGEIVAFDGTTVSAAHLARRKAPRDSGAARRAAERTPIHLLVYDLLWLEGHSTVELLRYAERRELLDGLSLSGDNWQTPPFFPGGGEFALETARAQGLPGVIAKRLDSPYLPGRRSRLWLEIGV
- a CDS encoding FAD-dependent monooxygenase, with translation MAAMTLRILVVGGGISGLAAARGLRTAGFRPEVVEELPATMAPGAGILLPGNASRALRLLGLDAPLRPLGDLIFRQVFQDRAGHELFELDVAALWAGAGESRALSRADLQQVLLTAVGGEVRYDTAVRDLDLIDGAVKVAFGNGSVAEYDLVVGADGRRSLIRDRAGLGGPAQPTGQIVYRSVVSGGPPLSDWTALLGERSQFVAMPMGGRRLYIYADETLAPGADNPTDPRAHLRDVFGDFGGCVPAILNAVEKVQVARTDQVVTDSYSRGAVLLVGDAAHATAPSLAQGAAMALEDAVVLGEVLKGSGGDVPAALQAYETRRRHRCELVRKHTLERDTTRDMPSAERDLMLRQRGQEIFSDHYRELVEPF